The following nucleotide sequence is from Chromatiales bacterium.
CGGTGATGCCTTTGGCTGCGCCCATCGGTTCGGGTTTGGGGATATGTAACCCGTATAATATTATGACTATCGTCGACAACGCAAAGGTGCCGGTTATCGTCGACGCCGGCGTAGGCACGGCATCGGATGCCAGCATCGCAATGGAGTTGGGCTGCGACGGTGTGTTGATGAATACCGCTATAGCCGAGGCACATAATCCAGTATTGATGGCAGAGGCGATGAAAAAAGCAGTGGTAGCAGGACATCTGGCATGGCTTGCTGGACGCATGCCCAAACGACGGTTTGCATCGGCATCGTCTCCTTCGGAGCAATTATTCTTCTAGCCTATGGGACACCCCGAAGTATTAGCACAGCCGATACCACAATACCCGCTACGCAGCTATGCGCTACGCTGCAGTCGCATCACTAAAGCACAACAGCACGCACTGCATACCTATTGGCCGCAATTCGGCATAAAAACCACCAACCGCCCGCTGGATTTCGCCACCGTGTTTGCACGCATAGCTCCAGTGACATTGGAAATCGGCTTCGGTGACGGCGAGACACTGGCAACCATCGCCGAAGCCTCACCCGACATTGATTTTATCGGGCTAGAAGTGTATTCGCCGGGTATCGGCATGTTGCTGAATAAGATTAATCACAAAGCTCTGACCAATGTGCGAGTTATCCACGCCGATGCGGCAACGGTGATACCTCGCTGTTTTCCCAACCACAGCTTAACCGAGATATTGATTTTGTTCCCCGACCCATGGCCGAAAAGACGCCATCATAAACGCCGACTCATACAAGCTAATTTCGTCTCTATGCTCGCCGCTAAACTTTGCGTCGGCGGCACCCTGCGGCTGGCAACCGATAGCAAGGATTACGCCACCGCAATGCACCATACCATCGCCGCCTGCGGTCGCTATCAGGCTACAGCACCGACTGTTCGCCCGACTACTGCGTATGAGCGACGCGGACGAGCATTAAAGCATCGGATTTATGACTTGCAATATGAAGTGCTAGCAGTGCGAGATGATAATATCTGTGCGCACAGCGACACGAAAACTCCCTACACTAAAACCGACTAGAGGACTACCCTTCCAGACTAGGATTGTTGGGCTGCTCTGGTGGTGCTTTGCTGTCTTTTTTCTTAGCTAAGCCAGACATTAGGGTCCTCAACAATTTGTCGGGCGCACGGCGGTTTCTTCTCATAATACAACCGGACATGTCTTTAGCCACACAACCTTCCACTGAGCAAGTGATCTTTTGCTTTGCCAGCTGCTGCCAAGCGTATTGCAAGGCCTCGTCTCGGGAATTAAAGAAACTATCAAGCCATTCTCCGCTGGCAAAACCGCTGCGTTGAAAAGTCTCCATAACCACTACTGGTGGACGGGCAAATAAAAACTCTATGTTTTGGTCAACTAAGGTGCGCGCCAGTTGGTTCAGCATCTCTTGTCCGGTTGCGTCTATATCGTTCATAGTAACTGCATCTATGATTATGAATCTCAGTTCCGGTTGGTTGCTGACCCGCTCCAGAATTTTATCGTGGAAATAACCCGTGTTAGCGAAAAACAACGAACCGCCGAAGCGCACTATCGCTATTTGAGGACACACTTTGAGGATATTTTTAGCAGCATCTCTTAAGCTACCGTCGGCATGCCTGCTGAGCAAAGAAATTTGAGGGCGCATGGTCTGGTATACATACAAGCCCAGAGACAGCAACACACCTATTAGAATACCGTTCTCTAAGTGCGGAGCAAAT
It contains:
- the trmB gene encoding tRNA (guanosine(46)-N7)-methyltransferase TrmB, translating into MGHPEVLAQPIPQYPLRSYALRCSRITKAQQHALHTYWPQFGIKTTNRPLDFATVFARIAPVTLEIGFGDGETLATIAEASPDIDFIGLEVYSPGIGMLLNKINHKALTNVRVIHADAATVIPRCFPNHSLTEILILFPDPWPKRRHHKRRLIQANFVSMLAAKLCVGGTLRLATDSKDYATAMHHTIAACGRYQATAPTVRPTTAYERRGRALKHRIYDLQYEVLAVRDDNICAHSDTKTPYTKTD